A region of the Clostridium estertheticum subsp. estertheticum genome:
TTTATTATTGTTTAAGTACTCAAAAAAGAATAAATACACCACTCTAATTTTATAACATATTATATAACATAATATATTATTTAAAGAGGTGATTTAATGTATAATCTTAAACCTAAAACATTTGATTTTGAATCAGTCCAAGGAATTTCTAAAAAACAACTAGACGAACATTATAAATTGTATACAGGTTATGTAACCAAATTAAACGAAATTTGGAATACTCCATACACACCTGATAATTATAATGATAGTAACCCCACTTATTCTAAAATGCGTTCTTTAAAACGAGGCGAAACATACTCATTAAACGGCGTAAAACTCCATAATCTATACTTTGAAAATATGACCGGAGGCAATAACACACCTTATGGTCCAATATTTAATGCTATAATAAATCAATTTTTATCCTATGATAATTTTATTTCATACCTTACAAACGTAGGATTATCAATGAGGGGTTGGGCAGTACTTACCCTTGATCTACTTGATAACAGTTTGCACATAGTAGGAAGTGATTCACATGATAATGGTGCAGTATGGCTTTCTTGTCCAATACTCATAATGGATGTTTACGAGCATGCATACTTTATGGATTTTGGTACAAATAGAAAAAAATACATTTCTACATTTATTGAGAATATAAATTGGAATGTTTTAAATGAAAGATTCGAGAGATATATTTCTCCCCTTAAGTCTATGGATATGATGTCAAAGAATATTAAAAAAAACAGATATTATCCTTATTCTTATTAAAATAATCTCTAAATATCTACTAATTATTTGCTAATTACGTTTCAATTTTTTTATAAAAAAAAAAACCCTACAAACATAAATGTTTGAAGGGTTTTCAACTTTACTATTATTATCTCTTTGAGAATTGAGATGCTCTTCTTGCTTTTTTAAGACCGTATTTCTTTCTTTCTGTCATTCTAGGATCTCTTGTTAAGAATCCTGCTTTTTTAAGTTCTGGTCTTAAAGTTAGATCAGCTTTTAATAAAGATCTAGAGATACCATGTCTTATTGCTCCAGCTTGACCTGTATATCCACCACCATTAACATTAACTAAAACATCAAATTTATCTTTAGTTCCAGTTAATACTAACGGCTGGTTAACTATAAGAATTAAAGTTTCTAATCCAAAATAGTTTTCTATAGCTCTTTTATTTATAATAATTTTACCTTCTCCAGGTACAAGTCTTACTCTAGCAACTGATGTTTTTCTTCTTCCTGTTCCTATATATTGAACCTTTGCCATTATATATCCTCCCTTCGAATCTAATTAGTATTTAAGTACTAGTACTTCTGGGTTTTGTGCTTCATTCTTATGTTCTGGTCCTCTGTAAACGATCATTTTTTTAAGTGTTTGACGACCTAATGGTCCCGTTGGAAGCATTCTTCTAACTGCCTCTTCAAAAATGAACTCAGGCTTTTTAGCTAATGCTACTCTATATGGAACTTCTTTTAATCCACCTGGATAATGAGAGTGATGTCTTAACATTTTTTGGTCTAATTTCTTACCAGTTAAAACTATCTTATCTGCATTTATTACAATTACAAAGTCACCTGTATCTACATGTGGCGTAAATGTTGGTTTATGTTTTCCTCTTAGTATTGCAGCTATTTGACTTGCTGCCCTTCCTAAAACTTTTCCTTCTACATCTACAACGAACCATTTTCTTTCTACTTCTAGTGGTTTTGCTAAGTATGATTTCATTATTTTCCCTCCCTGAACTTTTAACAATTAAAACTCTATGCTAAAGATCCGGGGCTAGTGGATCTTATACACGATATTTTATACAAACATTAATAAGTATAATACATTCTACCGGGTGTGTCAATGCTTTTACATAAGCATGTTACAATTTTATTGCTTTTATTTTAATAAAAAACTTCTTCTAAACATAATCCATTCGCCGGAACAGATTTTCCAGCCTTTGATCTCTGTTTCGACTCAATTATATCTTTAATCTCGCTTGGTTTTATTTTCCCTTCCCCAACTCTAATTAATGCTCCAACTATTATTCTAACCATATTGTATAAAAATCCATCAGCTGCAATATATATTTTTATAATCTCTTCATTCTTTACAATATCTAGCCTAGAAATAGTTCTTACTGAAGTTTTCGCAGAACTACCTAAATTTTTGAAAGCAGAGAAATCATGAGTACCCATAAAATACTGGGCACCTATTTGCATAGCCTCTACATCTAATATTTGCTTATGATGGTATATGTAATCACGCCCTACTGCAACAGCTTGTCGTCTATTAATTATAGTATAACTATACATCTTACCCATACTGTTATACCTTGAATGAAACTCATATGGAACCTCAAAAGACTGTAAAATAACAATATCTCTTGGGAGCTTACTATTAATAGCTCCTGTAAATTTTTCTATGACTATTTTGCTATTAGTGTAAAAGTTACCTGTATAACCCTTTGCATGAACTCCAGCATCAGTTCTGCTAGAACCTGTAATTTGAGTTTTTTCACCCGTAAGTTCCTCGATAGCACTCTCAATTTTCTCTTGAATAGTCATAACATTATTTTGTCTTTGCCATCCTGAGTAGTTTGTTCCATCGTATTCTATAATAATCTTGATGTTTCTCACTGCATCATGCCCCTTTCTACTTATAGATAGAATTTAATAACCATTTGCATTATAGGAGAATGTTATGTTCTACTAACAATAGTAATGACAAACAGCAGTATAAAGGAACAACTTGCAATATAATCTCTTTTAGTTACTTTTAGTTGTTTCATTCTAGTTCTTCCTTCTCCGCCCTTATAGCATCTAGATTCCATAGCCATCGCTAATTCATCTGCCCGCCTAAAAGAACTTATAAATAAAGGTACTAGAATAGGGATTAAACTTTTAGCCCTACTTATTAAATTACCAGATTCGAAATCAGCACCTCTGGCCATTTGCGCTTTCATGATTTTATCGGTCTCATCCATTAACGTCGGAATAAACCTTAACGCTATAGTCATCATCATTGCCAACTCATGAGCCGGCAACCCTATTTTTTTAAATGGATTAAGGAGGCTCTCTATACCATCAGTTAATTCTATAGGTGATGTTGTAAGTGTTAGTATTGATGTTCCCATAATTAAAAACACTAGTCTAATAATCATAAATGCGGCAATAATTAAACCTTCTTTATAAATTTTTATAAAATGCCATTGAATAAGTGGAAGACTTCCATTCCCACCAGTCATAAAAATATTTAATACTGCCGTAATAAGTAATAAAATTAAGATTGGCTTTAATCCGCTATAAATGTACTTTAAAGATAGCTTTGCTATTAATATTGTGGCTAATATAAATATAAATACATATAAGTAGCCTTCAAAATTGTTTACCAGAAATAAGTCAATAATAAATAATATAGATATTAATATCTTAAATCTTGGGTCTAACTTATGTATAAAAGAATCTCCTGGTATATATTGTCCTATTGTAATATCTTTGATCATACAAATTCCTCCAAAACGCTATAAAAAGCACATATTACTGTTTTAAATATGATGTCTTAGTTAAGCAAAAGAGTCATACTAATCTTTTTTGAGTATCTTAAACAACTCTTGTTTTGCTTTTTCTATGGTGAATATATCTTGTGATAAATCAAATCCTTTATTACGAAGTTCCCTAATTAAATATGTTACCTGCGGTACTGCGAGGCCAACACTTTCTAAGGTATCTATCTCTCTAAAAACCTTCTCAGGTGTTCCATCTAAGATACATTTTCCTTTATCCATTACTAAAACTCTATTTGCAACTTTAGCTACATCTTCCATACTATGTGATACTAAAATTATAGTCATATTGTTTGCTTTATAAAGCTCAACAATTTTATTTAAGATGTCATCTCTTCCTTTTGGATCAAGTCCTGCAGTTGGTTCATCTAAGATCAACACTTTTGGTTCCATAGCCACTACTCCCGCAATAGCTACTCTTCTCTTTTGTCCACCACTTATCTCAAAAGGTGATTTATCTTTATATTCTTCATAACCAAGTCCAACAATTTTCATAGCCCTTTGAACTCTTCTATTTATTTCATCATTATCTAAACCTAAATTTCGAGGTCCAAATGAAATGTCTTTTTCAATAGTTTCTTCAAAAAGTTGATATTCAGGATATTGAAATACTAGCCCAACTTTTTTTCTTATATTTGTTAATTTCATTTTTTTCTTTGTTATATCAATATCATCTACTAAAATCGTACCTGAAGTTGGTTTTAGTAAACCATTTATATGTTGAATTAGTGTCGATTTACCTGAGCCGGTATGCCCAATGAGTGCCACAAATTCTCCTTGCTTTATTTCTATAGATACATCATCTATAGCTTTTTTTTCAAAAGGAGTTTTTGGCATATATATATATGTTAGATTTTCTATTTTAATTGACATAATGCATTCACCATCTCATTTATAGTTAGTATATCAGATCCTATATTAATACCCTTCTGTCTAAGTTCGTACGCAAGTTCTGTTACCTGCGGAACATCTAAGCCTATTTGTTTCATAATAGCTACATTCTTAAATATTTCTTTTGGTTTTCCATTCATTACAATTTTACCACTATCCATAACTACTATTCTATCCGCTTCTACCGCTTCTTCCATATTATGAGTTATTAGAATTATTGTTATCCCATAATTTTTGTTTATTTTTTTTATAGTGCTCATAACTTCTTTTCTTCCATATGGATCAAGCATTGCTGTTGGTTCATCGAAAACAATGCATTTGGGCATCATAGCAAGAATACCTGCAATAGCTACTCTTTGTTTTTGACCACCTGAAAGCAAATGCGGAGCATGTTTTCTATATTCATACATATGTACACTTTTTAACGCATCATCCACTCTTTTTCTAATTTCCTTAGGGTCTAATCCTAAGTTCTCTGGACCAAATGCTACATCTTCTTCTACTATAGTTGCAACAATTTGATTATCTGGATTTTGAAATACCATACCAGCTACATTTCTAATGTTCCATAGATTAGCTTCTACAGATGTTTGTAATCCATCCACATAAATTTCCCCGTCTGTTGGTATTAGTAGTGCATTTATATGTTTAGCAAAAGTTGATTTTCCTGAGCCATTATGGCCTAGTACCACTAAAAATTCGCCCCTATTAACCTCTAGATCTAATCCATCTATGGCAACTTTAGGTTCTTCACCTTCACTTTGCGGGTACTTATAAACAAGTTTATTACATATAACCATTTTTTCACCCATAAGTGTCACTCCCAACGTTTATAAATATGATAAAATTAAAAATCTACTAAATTATTTAATCACAACTTCAGTAGAAATCTTTTTCAAAATCAATTAAATATTAATAATAAAATGGGGATTAAGTTTGTTCCCACTTAATCCCCTTTGCTTAAACTATACTAATTCAATTATACTCATTTCTGCTGCGTCGCCTCTTCTTGGACCCATTTTCATAATTCTAGTATATCCGCCGTTTCTCTCAGCGTATTTGGGTGCAATATTATCAAATAAATCTTTAACTACGCTTTCTTCAGTAATGAATGCAAGTGCTTGTCTTCTAGCATGAAGATCTCCTCTTTTTCCAAGAGTTATCATTCTTTCAGCAAATTTTCTAGTTTCTTTTGCTCTAGTTACTGTAGTTTCAATTTTACCATACTTCAACAAATTAGTTGCAAGACTTCTAAACATTGCAATTCTTTGATCAGTGGAACGGCCTAATTTACGATACATTGCCATGTATTTCCCTCCTTACTCTTCAGTTAGTTTCAAATTCAAACTCAAAGCCTGAAGTTTCTGTTCAACTTCTTCAAGTGATTTCTTACCTAAATTTCTAACCTTCATCATATCATCCATTGATCTTTCTGTTAATTCTTGAACTGTATTAATTCCAGCTCTTTTCAAGCAATTATAGCTTCTAACTGAAAGGTCTAATTCTTCAATAGTCATTTCAAGAACTTTTTCTTTCTTATCTTCTTCTTTTTCAACCATTATTTCAACATTATCAGCATGATCTGTTAATGTCATAAATAATTTAAAGTGTTCGATAAGAATTTTAGCTGATAAACCAATAGCCTCATCTGGTCTAATTGTACCATTAGTCCAAATTTCAATTGTCAATTTATCATAATCAGTGATTTGGCCTACTCTTGTGTTTTCAACAGCAAAATTTACTCTTTTAACTGGAGTATAAATTGAATCTACTGGTATCGTAGCTATTGGCAATTCATCTGTCTTATTTTTAGCCATAGACACATATCCTCTACCTTTATTAACAGTTAGTTCCATATATAATTTAGCATCGTCATCCAATGTTGCTATATGCAAGTCACTATTAACTACCACTACATCTCCATCAGTGCTAATGTCTGCTCCAGTAACTACTCCGGGTCCTTTAGCATCAATATAAACTGTTCTAGGACCTTCACCTTCCATTGTAAGTGCTAAGCTTTTAATGTTTAGAATTAATTCTGTAACATCTTCTTTAACACCTTTAACTGTGGAAAATTCGTGAAGTACTGTATCAATCTTAACTGCTGTTGTAGCAACTCCAGGTAAAGAAGAAAGAAGAATTCTTCTTAATGCATTACCTAAAGTTATACCATAACCTCTTTCCAATGGTTCAATTATAAATTTACCATAAGAACCATCTTCAGCTGTTTCTACACATTCTATTTTTGGCTTTTCTATTTCCAACATATAAACCCTCCCTTTTTTAATTGGCAACCTATTATGAGGGCAACTGATTCTATATTGATGACTATTTACTGTATAATTCGACGATTAACGTTTCATTAACAGGAACATCTATATCTTCCCTAGTTGGTTGTGCTAAAACTTTTCCTTCAAATTTTTCTAAGTTAGCTTCTAACCAATTTGGTAAAGTTTTAGGGTTTTCAATGAAAACCTTAAACTTCTCAGTAGCTCTGCTTTTTTCACATGCAGACACTACTTCATTTGCTGTTAAACTGTAAGAAGGAATATCTACCTTTTTACCATTAACTAAGAAATGTCCGTGAGTAACTAGTTGCCTAGCTTCTTGTCTTGAATTACCATAACCCAATCTATAAACTACATTATCAAGTCTGACTTCTAAGAGTCTTAATAGGTTCTCACCTGTTATTCCTCTTAACTTGTCAGCCTTTTCATAGTATCTTCTAAATTGACTTTCAAGTACTCCGTATATTCTCTTAGCTTTTTGTTTTTCTCTTAACTGTAATCCGTAATTGGACATTTTTTTCTTGCTTTGTCCATGTTGTCCTGGTGCATAGCCTCTTCTGGCAAATGCACATTTATCTGTAAAGCATCTATCACCCTTAAGGTTGAGCTTCATACCTTCTCTTCTGCAAAGTCTACAAGTAGCTCCAGTATATCTTGCCATTCAAATTACACCTCCTGTTTTTATAAACTATAAATCAAACTCTTCTTCTCTTTGGTGGTCTACATCCATTATGAGGAATTGGAGTAACGTCTTTGATTAATGTAATTTCTAATCCAGCCGCTTGAAGTGACCTAATTGCCGCTTCTCTACCTGCTCCTGGTCCTTTAACAAATACGTCAACACTCTTTAGTCCGTGCTCCATAGCTGCTTTTGTAGCAGCTTCTGCTGCCATTTGAGCTGCGAATGGAGTACTCTTTCTAGATCCTCTAAAACCTAATCCACCTGCACTAGACCAAGATAAAGCATTACCAGCTGCATCTGTAAGTGTAACGATGGAATTATTGAAAGTAGACTTTATGTGTGCACAACCGTGCTCAACATTTTTTCTTTCTTTTTTTCTTCTACTTCTTTTAACTTTCTGAGCCATATTATTCCCTCCTTACTATTTCTTCTTGCCCGCCATTGTTTTCTTAGGGCCTTTTCTTGTTCTTGCATTAGTTTTAGTTTTTTGTCCTCTTACTGGAAGACCTTTTCTATGTCTTATGCCTCTATAACATCCAACTTCCATTAACCTTTTTATATCTAATGCAACTCTTCTTCTTAAGTCACCCTCAATTATAAAATTCTTTTGAATGTATGTTCTTAACTCATTAACTTCTTCTTCTGTTAAGTCCTTAACTCTTGTATCAGGATTTATCCCAACAGTTTTAATAATACCTTGTGACTTTGTTAAGCCTATACCAAATATATATGTTAAACCTATTTCAACTCTTTTTTCCCTTGGTAGGTCAATACCTGCTATTCTTGCCATTTACTGTTTACACCTCCCACGTAATTGTTGTTATAATTTTATCACATCTATATCTTTTAAACGATGTAATAACGATTTATTATTATTAATATTAACTTTGTATTACTATTTCTGTTAATATTTCTTATAAATAAAACCGATCAACCTTGTTTTTGTTTATGCTTAGGATTTTCACAGATAACCATTACTCTTCCTTTTCTCTTAATAACCTTACATTTTTCACACATAGGTTTAACTGATGGTCTTACTTTCATAGCTAACCCTCCTTATTACTTGTCTCTCCAAGTTATTCTCCCACGTGTCAAATCATATGGGGAAAGTTCTACTGTAACCTTGTCTCCTGGTAATATTCTTATGAAATTCATTCTTAACTTACCCGAGATATGAGCTAATATTTTATGCCCACTCTCCAATTCAACTTGAAATATTGCATTGGGCAAAGTTTCTACTACCACACCTTGCATTTCTATTATATCATCTTTTGACATAAGGTAATCAAACCTCCTTACCAATATCTGCAGACTGCAAAAATATTTTAATTTTAGAATTAGTAACCTCTTTTTCAGATAAAATTATATCCCTAATTTCTTCAGCTACAGTGCCTGTAAATTTTAGATGTTTAATCTTCTTCTTTTTAGGTTTCTCGATCCTTCTTAACTCTCCGTCAGAAATGTACACATATTCATTACTTAGTATACCTACAATAATAAATGTTTTGTGCATATCCCTGCCTGCTTTAGAATGTACCACCTTACCTATAAGGCTATTTTTCTCCAAATCATTCACCTCAATTAGTTCAATGTTAATATTTCAGGAATACAATCTATGCTAATTATGTCTCCTTCAAGTAAAACCCGGTTAGATGGAATTCCGTGAACCACTTCATCATTAACAGATGTAGATATGAACGCTGGAAATCCACAATAACCCTTAAAAGATGATCTAGCACCCTGTTTTATTATGAACTCTTCAGCTAATTTATTTAGTTCTGCAATGGTTATTTCAGGTTTTATTACCTCTTCAATTATTGCAAGAGTTTCTACAACCACTTTACCCGCATCTTTCATAAATTAAATTTCCACATCATTTTTAATGTTTATCATTTTTTATCTCAGCTAAGATACTACATATACTGTCAAATACACTATTAATTTCTTGTGTCCCGTCAACTTCTGATAATAAGTTTTTGTCACCGTAATACTTTATCAATGGTTGTGTTTGAGCTTCATATATGTCAATCCGTTCATTAACGGTTACTTCAGTGTCATCAGCTCTTTGAACAAGATCACTTCCACATAAATCACATTTACCATCTACTTTCGATGGATTAAATGCAATATGATAACTAGCACCACATGCAAGGCAAACTCTACGACCAGTCATTCTATCTAGAATGAATTCTCTAGGAACCTTTATTAATAATGCTGTATCAAGGTGAATATCTTTTTCATCCAATAAAGTTTTTAAAGCTTCACCTTGATTGACAGTTCTAGGATAGCCATCTAATAAAAATCCATTAACACAATCTTCATTATCTAACCTATCTTTTATTATATCTATAGTCAATTTATCAGGGACTAAATGCCCCTTATCAATATGTCTCTTAGCTTCAATTCCAAGAGGGGTTTTTTCTGAAATATTTTTTCTGAATATATCCCCTGTTGATATATGTGGTATTGAGAACTTATTACTAATTGATTTAGCTTGAGTTCCTTTTCCAGCTCCCGGAGGACCTAATAAGATTATTCTCATAGTATCATCTCCTGGTATTATTTTATTTAAGAAATCCCTTGTAATGACGCATTACTAATTGTGATTCAAGTTGTCTCAACGTTTCAAGGCCAACATTAACCATAATTAATAACATTGTACCTCCAAAGTATATTCCCTTGAATTGAGTAAATCCTTCTGTAATAATAGGAAACAATGCTATAACACCCGCAAATACTCCTCCAAGGATTGAAATCTTAGTAAGTACACTATCGATATATGTTGCCGTATTCTCGCCCGGTCTAATACCTGGTATGAAACCTGATGATTTATGCATATTTTCTGCCATTTCATCTGGTTTAAATGTTACCTGAGTATAAAACCATGTAAAGAATACTATTAATACAAAATACACCAATGCATATTTCCAAGTATTTGCTTCAAATACGCTCCAACGACTTCCCGTGATGAATTTTGCAATTGAAGATGTAGGTTTTACCTGTGCTATTGTTGCTGGAAACATCATTACTGACATTGCAAAGATTATACCGATAACTCCAGATGCATTTACTCCAATTGGAATATGTGTTGATTGTCCTTTAAAAACTTTATTTCCAACAGCTTTACCTGCATATTGAACTGGAATTCTTCTTTCACTTAAACTTGCTATTACTACTGCAATTAATAATGCCACAGCAATTACAACAAACAATATAACCTCAACAAAACTTACAGTGCCTGCCTTTTGAAGTCCAGCAATTTTATATGCAAGGTCAGGTAATCCAGATATAATATTAATAAATATTATCAATGAAATACCATTACCAATACCTTTACCTGTTATTTGTTCACCTATCCACACCAAAAATGTTGATGCAGTAGTCATCGTTAGTACCACCAAAAATATGGTTAAACTAGATGTATCCGAAAATGCTCCAGTCCCTGCAATAGCAGCATACAAGCCAAAGGCCTGCAAAACTCCAAGTACTATTGAAGCATATCTAGTATAATCTTGTATTTTCTTACGTCCTTCGAGTCCTTCTTTAGAAAGTTGCTCTAAAGAAGGAATTGCGATTACTAGTAATTGCATTATAATAGATGCATTTATGTATGGACCAACACCCATTGCGAAAATACTAAACTTACCAAATGCACCACCCGAAAGCATATTGTAAAAACTAAGTAATGTTCCTCCATTACTAGTTAAACTTGCTAACTTGCTAGCATCTACACCGGGAACAGGAATGAAAATACCTACCCGTATAATTACAACCATAAGTAGCGTAAATATCATACGTTTTTTTAAATCAGGAATTTTCCAGGCATTACGTATGGTTGATAGCATTTATATCACCTCAACTTTTCCTCCAGCTGCTGTAATTTTTTCAGCTGCTGCTTTCGAGAGTTTAGATACTTTTACAGTTAAATTCTTTTCTAAATTACCATTACCAAGTATTTTAACTCCGTCATGTATCTTTCTTACGATTCTTTTCTCTACTAACAATTCCTGTGTAACTTCAGTACCATCTTCGAATACATTAAGCCTATCTACATTTATACAAGAGTATTGTTTTGCAAAAATATTTGTAAAACCTCTTTTAGGTAATCTCCTATATAAAGGCATTTGGCCTCCTTCAAATCCTGGTCTTGTTCCACCACCAGATCTAGAGTTCTGTCCATCTTGACCTCTTCCCGCAGTTTTTCCCCAACCTGAAGCAGTACCTCTACCGATTCTCTTAGGAGATTTTTTTGAACCTTCCGCAGGTTTTAACTCATGAAGTTTCATGTCAACACCTCCTCGTTTTTATACTTGCTCTACATTTATTAAATATATTACTTTGTTAATCATGCCTTTGATCTGAGGAGTTTCCTCGTGCTCAACACTTTTTCGTATTTTTCTTAATCCTAAAGCATTAACAGTAGCGATATGTTCTTTCTTTCTACCAATTAAGCTTTTAACCAATGTTATTTTAACTTTAGCCAAGGTTTTCCCCTCCTATCTTAAAATTTCTTCTACAGTCTTACCTCTTAATTTAGCAACGTCTTCTGCTGTTCTCAATCTTGATAACCCATCAATAGTAGCATTAACTACATTTCTAGGATTACTAGAACCTAAAGATTTAGCTCTAACGTCCTTTAATCCTGATAATTCTAGAACCGCTCTAACTGGACCGCCAGCTAGAACTCCCGTACCTTCAGCACCGGGCATTATGTGTATAACAGAAGTACCAAACTTACCATCAATAGTATGTGGAATAGTTGTTCCAACCATAGCCACGTTTACTAGATTTTTCTTAGCATCTTCTATTCCTTTTCTAATTGCTTCAGGAATTTCTACAGATTTACCCATACCAACGCCAACGTGTCCGTTTTCGTCTCCAACAACAACTAATGCGCTGAATCTGAAGTTTCTTCCACCTTTAACAACCTTAGCAACTCTGTTTATGTTAACTACTTTTTCTTTAAGATCTAATGTGCTAGGATCAATTTTCATGTGTTTCCCTCCTTCTCTTAGAATTTAAGTCCAGCT
Encoded here:
- a CDS encoding KOW domain-containing RNA-binding protein; amino-acid sequence: MEKNSLIGKVVHSKAGRDMHKTFIIVGILSNEYVYISDGELRRIEKPKKKKIKHLKFTGTVAEEIRDIILSEKEVTNSKIKIFLQSADIGKEV
- a CDS encoding adenylate kinase; this encodes MRIILLGPPGAGKGTQAKSISNKFSIPHISTGDIFRKNISEKTPLGIEAKRHIDKGHLVPDKLTIDIIKDRLDNEDCVNGFLLDGYPRTVNQGEALKTLLDEKDIHLDTALLIKVPREFILDRMTGRRVCLACGASYHIAFNPSKVDGKCDLCGSDLVQRADDTEVTVNERIDIYEAQTQPLIKYYGDKNLLSEVDGTQEINSVFDSICSILAEIKNDKH
- the rpmD gene encoding 50S ribosomal protein L30 codes for the protein MAKVKITLVKSLIGRKKEHIATVNALGLRKIRKSVEHEETPQIKGMINKVIYLINVEQV
- the rplO gene encoding 50S ribosomal protein L15, with protein sequence MKLHELKPAEGSKKSPKRIGRGTASGWGKTAGRGQDGQNSRSGGGTRPGFEGGQMPLYRRLPKRGFTNIFAKQYSCINVDRLNVFEDGTEVTQELLVEKRIVRKIHDGVKILGNGNLEKNLTVKVSKLSKAAAEKITAAGGKVEVI
- the rpsE gene encoding 30S ribosomal protein S5, with the protein product MKIDPSTLDLKEKVVNINRVAKVVKGGRNFRFSALVVVGDENGHVGVGMGKSVEIPEAIRKGIEDAKKNLVNVAMVGTTIPHTIDGKFGTSVIHIMPGAEGTGVLAGGPVRAVLELSGLKDVRAKSLGSSNPRNVVNATIDGLSRLRTAEDVAKLRGKTVEEILR
- the secY gene encoding preprotein translocase subunit SecY, with the protein product MLSTIRNAWKIPDLKKRMIFTLLMVVIIRVGIFIPVPGVDASKLASLTSNGGTLLSFYNMLSGGAFGKFSIFAMGVGPYINASIIMQLLVIAIPSLEQLSKEGLEGRKKIQDYTRYASIVLGVLQAFGLYAAIAGTGAFSDTSSLTIFLVVLTMTTASTFLVWIGEQITGKGIGNGISLIIFINIISGLPDLAYKIAGLQKAGTVSFVEVILFVVIAVALLIAVVIASLSERRIPVQYAGKAVGNKVFKGQSTHIPIGVNASGVIGIIFAMSVMMFPATIAQVKPTSSIAKFITGSRWSVFEANTWKYALVYFVLIVFFTWFYTQVTFKPDEMAENMHKSSGFIPGIRPGENTATYIDSVLTKISILGGVFAGVIALFPIITEGFTQFKGIYFGGTMLLIMVNVGLETLRQLESQLVMRHYKGFLK